Proteins found in one Venturia canescens isolate UGA chromosome 6, ASM1945775v1, whole genome shotgun sequence genomic segment:
- the LOC122411957 gene encoding pancreatic triacylglycerol lipase-like isoform X2, translating to MAENLLVPFPVLKLTTKLLGKPALGNVTVTFNSYTKRNPKIPDVFDLDKNNRRSQLGYSFFDAMRSTIFVTHGWMENGKSEMCTRLCDEYLANGDVNVVVVDWHGDTFSTYESAAKEVELIGEKIALFMQYLVRNTHLDLSRVTFVGYDMGAHVMGVASNKMVPRVNTIVGLDPPFHEFEGLEEAKKLNRGSANYVQIIHTNGGFYGSKKAVGHADFYPNSGTTQPGCYDDNICSHKRAWEYFAESINSQTGFYGEKCLTHEHLTSLVTNPNEAIACDLGVFGKMGGHDPAHDIQGIFHLQTRAEAPFAIGKP from the exons ATGGCAGAAAATTTGCTAGTGCCATTTCCtgttttgaaattgactaCGAAGCTACTGGGGAAGCCAGCACTTGGTAATGTCACTGTCACTTTCAACTCTTACACGAAACGGAATCCAAAAATCCCCGACGTATTCGACCTGGATAAGAACAATCGCAGGAGCCAATTGGGTTATAGTTTTTTCGACGCTATGCGCTCAACGATTTTCGTCACTCATGGATGgatggaaaatggaaaaagtgaAATGTGCACTCGACTGTGCGACG AATACCTAGCAAACGGCGACGTAAATGTGGTTGTCGTTGACTGGCACGGAGACACTTTTTCGACTTATGAATCCGCAGCGAAAGAAGTCGAATTGATCGGCGAAAAGATTGCTCTGTTCATGCAATATCTCGTAAGGAACACGCATTTGGACCTCTCGAGAGTTACCTTCGTCGGCTATGATATGGGGGCTCACGTAATGGGGGTCGCTAGTAACAAAATGGTGCCCCGTGTCAACACGATCGTCG GATTGGACCCACCTTTCCACGAGTTCGAAGGACTTGAAGAGGcaaaaaagttgaatcgtGGGAGCGCGAATTACGTGCAAATAATCCACACGAACGGTGGTTTCTACGGTTCCAAGAAAGCGGTTGGTCACGCAGATTTTTATCCAAACAGTGGAACCACTCAGCCAGGATGCTACGATGACAATATTTGCTCGCACAAACGAGCGTGGGAGTATTTTGCGGAATCGATAAATAGCCAGACCGGATTTTATGGTGAGAAGTGCTTGACGCATGAGCATCTCACTAGTTTGGTTACGAATCCCAACGAAGCTATTGCCTGTGACCTTGGAGTGTTTGGAAAGATGGGTGGACACGACCCGGCTCATGACATCCAAGGAATCTTCCATTTACAAACGAGAGCCGAGGCTCCTTTTGCGATCGGGAAACCATGA
- the LOC122411957 gene encoding inactive pancreatic lipase-related protein 1-like isoform X1, with translation MKVQASISCFLVTVTLGIFGNCRASGNNVYEENLITVDESKLMAENLLVPFPVLKLTTKLLGKPALGNVTVTFNSYTKRNPKIPDVFDLDKNNRRSQLGYSFFDAMRSTIFVTHGWMENGKSEMCTRLCDEYLANGDVNVVVVDWHGDTFSTYESAAKEVELIGEKIALFMQYLVRNTHLDLSRVTFVGYDMGAHVMGVASNKMVPRVNTIVGLDPPFHEFEGLEEAKKLNRGSANYVQIIHTNGGFYGSKKAVGHADFYPNSGTTQPGCYDDNICSHKRAWEYFAESINSQTGFYGEKCLTHEHLTSLVTNPNEAIACDLGVFGKMGGHDPAHDIQGIFHLQTRAEAPFAIGKP, from the exons ATGAAAGTCCAGGCTTCGATCTCTTGCTTCCTCGTCACAGTTACCCTCG GAATTTTCGGCAACTGCAGAGCTTCCGGGAACAATGTTTACGAGGAAAATCTCATAACCGTTGACGAGTCGAAATTAATGGCAGAAAATTTGCTAGTGCCATTTCCtgttttgaaattgactaCGAAGCTACTGGGGAAGCCAGCACTTGGTAATGTCACTGTCACTTTCAACTCTTACACGAAACGGAATCCAAAAATCCCCGACGTATTCGACCTGGATAAGAACAATCGCAGGAGCCAATTGGGTTATAGTTTTTTCGACGCTATGCGCTCAACGATTTTCGTCACTCATGGATGgatggaaaatggaaaaagtgaAATGTGCACTCGACTGTGCGACG AATACCTAGCAAACGGCGACGTAAATGTGGTTGTCGTTGACTGGCACGGAGACACTTTTTCGACTTATGAATCCGCAGCGAAAGAAGTCGAATTGATCGGCGAAAAGATTGCTCTGTTCATGCAATATCTCGTAAGGAACACGCATTTGGACCTCTCGAGAGTTACCTTCGTCGGCTATGATATGGGGGCTCACGTAATGGGGGTCGCTAGTAACAAAATGGTGCCCCGTGTCAACACGATCGTCG GATTGGACCCACCTTTCCACGAGTTCGAAGGACTTGAAGAGGcaaaaaagttgaatcgtGGGAGCGCGAATTACGTGCAAATAATCCACACGAACGGTGGTTTCTACGGTTCCAAGAAAGCGGTTGGTCACGCAGATTTTTATCCAAACAGTGGAACCACTCAGCCAGGATGCTACGATGACAATATTTGCTCGCACAAACGAGCGTGGGAGTATTTTGCGGAATCGATAAATAGCCAGACCGGATTTTATGGTGAGAAGTGCTTGACGCATGAGCATCTCACTAGTTTGGTTACGAATCCCAACGAAGCTATTGCCTGTGACCTTGGAGTGTTTGGAAAGATGGGTGGACACGACCCGGCTCATGACATCCAAGGAATCTTCCATTTACAAACGAGAGCCGAGGCTCCTTTTGCGATCGGGAAACCATGA